In one window of Chryseobacterium sp. JV274 DNA:
- a CDS encoding MGH1-like glycoside hydrolase domain-containing protein translates to MSEKQRISDISWKKWGPYVSNREWGLVREDYSENGDAWNYTSHDTAEAKTYRWGEEGICGICDDLQKLVFSVGFWNKKDKMVKERFFGLTNGQGNHGEDVKEYFYYLDSTPTHSYMKMLYKYPHTIFPYEDLIKTNASRSKDETEYELIDTGIFDNNEYFDIFIEYAKESQNDILVRLTVVNKSEKEASLVILPTVWFRNTWKWGYDDYQPKLYAEDADRIEVNHQDIDIKNVYAKQSLKTLFCNNETNNERLYQSQNEFKFCKDGINNFVMTGNSQSVNPKNVGTKASFFIDEDFKAGESRIFEFRISDKDLREPFGDFDTVFNQRQKEADEFYAEIQKGIASEDERLVQRQAFAGMLWNKMFYHYNVEKWLKGDPAEMPPPQSRKKIRNYDWKHLNNEHIISMPDKWEYPWYATWDLAFHTISFSLIDPDFAKHQLKLFLFEWYMHPNGQLPAYEWNLSDVNPPVHAWAVFRVFKIDEYLNNKPDLEFLESAFQKLLMNFTWWVNKKDTNGNNIFEGGFLGLDNIGVFDRNAVLPNGEQLEQSDGTSWMAMFALNMMRIALELALYNNVYEEMAMKFFEHFLAIANSLDNMGEEEFSLWDEQDEFFYDAIASNDGTHMYLRLRTIVGLIPMFAVEVIDDEMIENLPNFKKRMKWVLENKPELASLVSRWEVKGQDSKHLLSLLRGHRLKRLLNRMLNPDEFLSDYGVRALSKEYENNPYTLTLNETDYSVKYTPAESDSGLFGGNSNWRGPVWFPINFLIIDSLQRFFFYYSPDFLVEYPTGSGNYLNLDQIADALNKRLAKIFLKDEKGKRPVHGQYERFQTDPDFKDYILFYEYFHGDNGRGVGASHQTGWTGLIAKILQPRFSKKEIAESETEMPADIEKTKES, encoded by the coding sequence ATGTCAGAAAAACAGAGAATTTCAGATATTTCATGGAAAAAATGGGGTCCTTATGTAAGTAACCGGGAATGGGGGCTTGTTCGTGAAGATTACAGTGAAAACGGAGATGCCTGGAATTATACCAGTCATGATACTGCGGAAGCCAAAACATACCGTTGGGGTGAGGAAGGCATATGCGGAATCTGTGATGACCTTCAGAAGCTTGTATTCTCTGTCGGATTCTGGAATAAAAAAGATAAAATGGTGAAAGAAAGGTTCTTTGGATTGACCAACGGACAGGGAAATCACGGTGAAGATGTAAAGGAATATTTTTATTACCTGGATTCTACACCTACCCATTCTTATATGAAAATGCTGTATAAATATCCCCATACTATTTTTCCCTATGAAGATCTCATAAAAACAAATGCTTCAAGAAGTAAGGATGAAACGGAATATGAATTGATTGATACCGGAATTTTTGATAACAATGAATACTTTGACATTTTTATTGAATATGCAAAAGAAAGTCAGAATGATATTCTAGTCAGACTAACGGTTGTCAACAAATCTGAAAAAGAAGCATCCCTTGTAATATTGCCTACGGTTTGGTTCAGAAACACCTGGAAGTGGGGCTATGATGACTATCAACCAAAATTGTATGCTGAAGATGCAGACCGGATTGAAGTAAATCATCAGGATATTGACATCAAAAATGTATATGCAAAACAATCCTTAAAAACACTGTTTTGTAATAATGAAACCAATAATGAAAGACTTTACCAGTCGCAAAATGAATTTAAGTTCTGCAAAGACGGGATCAATAATTTTGTAATGACAGGTAACTCTCAATCTGTGAACCCGAAGAATGTAGGAACCAAAGCTTCTTTTTTTATTGATGAAGATTTCAAAGCTGGGGAATCCAGAATATTTGAATTCAGAATATCGGATAAGGACTTACGAGAGCCGTTCGGTGATTTTGATACTGTTTTTAATCAAAGACAGAAAGAAGCAGATGAATTTTATGCTGAAATCCAGAAAGGAATTGCTTCGGAAGATGAGAGGCTGGTACAAAGACAGGCTTTTGCAGGGATGCTGTGGAATAAAATGTTTTACCACTACAATGTTGAAAAATGGCTGAAAGGTGATCCTGCTGAAATGCCTCCTCCACAGTCGCGGAAAAAAATAAGAAATTACGACTGGAAGCATCTTAATAACGAACATATTATTTCCATGCCGGATAAATGGGAATATCCGTGGTATGCCACCTGGGATCTTGCATTTCATACCATCAGCTTTTCCTTGATAGATCCTGATTTTGCAAAGCATCAGCTGAAACTTTTCCTGTTTGAATGGTATATGCATCCAAACGGACAGCTTCCGGCCTACGAATGGAACTTGAGTGACGTGAATCCTCCGGTACATGCCTGGGCCGTTTTCAGAGTATTTAAAATTGATGAATATTTAAATAACAAACCTGACCTGGAATTTCTGGAAAGTGCTTTTCAGAAACTGTTAATGAACTTTACATGGTGGGTCAATAAAAAGGATACCAATGGCAATAACATATTTGAAGGAGGTTTCTTAGGACTTGATAATATTGGCGTTTTCGATCGGAATGCTGTTTTGCCAAACGGAGAGCAGCTGGAACAGTCGGACGGGACGAGCTGGATGGCCATGTTTGCCCTGAATATGATGCGGATTGCTTTGGAACTGGCTCTTTACAATAATGTGTATGAAGAAATGGCGATGAAGTTTTTTGAACATTTCCTGGCGATTGCCAATTCACTGGATAATATGGGTGAGGAAGAATTCAGTTTGTGGGATGAACAAGATGAGTTTTTCTATGATGCCATAGCTTCTAATGACGGAACGCATATGTATTTAAGATTAAGAACCATTGTAGGATTGATCCCGATGTTTGCCGTTGAGGTTATAGATGATGAAATGATTGAAAACCTGCCTAATTTTAAGAAAAGAATGAAATGGGTACTGGAAAATAAACCGGAACTGGCTTCTCTGGTTTCAAGGTGGGAAGTCAAAGGCCAGGATTCCAAACACCTTTTGTCTTTGCTTCGCGGACACCGTTTGAAAAGATTATTAAACAGAATGCTGAATCCGGATGAATTTTTAAGTGATTATGGAGTAAGAGCGTTATCAAAAGAGTATGAAAATAATCCTTATACTTTAACACTGAATGAAACGGATTATAGTGTGAAATATACTCCCGCAGAAAGTGACAGCGGGCTTTTCGGAGGGAACAGCAATTGGCGCGGTCCGGTGTGGTTTCCTATTAATTTTTTGATTATCGATAGTCTTCAGCGCTTTTTCTTCTACTATAGTCCCGATTTTTTAGTGGAATATCCTACAGGGAGTGGAAACTATTTAAACCTTGATCAGATAGCGGATGCTTTAAACAAACGGCTTGCAAAGATTTTTTTAAAGGATGAAAAAGGGAAAAGACCTGTCCACGGGCAGTATGAAAGATTTCAGACGGATCCGGACTTTAAAGATTATATCCTGTTCTACGAATATTTTCATGGGGACAACGGACGTGGAGTAGGAGCTTCCCACCAGACAGGCTGGACGGGACTTATTGCCAAGATCTTACAGCCAAGATTCTCCAAAAAAGAAATTGCCGAATCTGAAACTGAAATGCCTGCAGATATTGAAAAAACAAAAGAATCATAA
- the recO gene encoding DNA repair protein RecO has protein sequence MNSQNGFLLSFIKYGENDAVLHCFTEEEGFQSYFLKGIYAKKNKKKALLLPLSHLNFSIQPLRGNGIPTVSKFELVKNNDIYTDIKVNTVIFFISDFLSHILKYEDKNIPIYTGINHFINELTNRNYQAHLLFLLAVLKIQGVAPLLGDGKFLDPETGTFSLGICHQQFNEEISTLWKEALCAENLYATKIHSSLRKDFLDSLLIYYHYHITDFKTPASLEIIQQIFE, from the coding sequence ATGAATTCACAAAACGGTTTTTTACTTTCGTTTATAAAATATGGAGAAAATGATGCTGTATTGCATTGTTTTACTGAAGAAGAGGGTTTTCAAAGCTATTTTCTGAAAGGAATTTATGCTAAAAAGAACAAAAAGAAAGCCCTGCTGCTGCCCCTGAGCCATCTGAATTTTTCAATACAACCTCTCCGTGGCAATGGTATACCAACTGTTTCAAAGTTTGAACTGGTAAAAAATAATGACATTTATACAGATATAAAAGTCAATACCGTTATTTTCTTTATTTCAGATTTCCTGAGTCATATCCTTAAATATGAGGATAAAAATATTCCTATCTATACCGGCATAAATCATTTTATCAATGAACTAACGAACAGGAATTATCAGGCACATCTGCTCTTTTTACTGGCTGTTTTAAAAATTCAGGGAGTTGCTCCACTGTTGGGTGACGGTAAGTTTTTAGATCCGGAAACCGGAACTTTTTCCTTAGGAATCTGTCATCAGCAATTCAATGAAGAAATTTCTACATTATGGAAAGAAGCACTTTGTGCTGAAAATCTATATGCTACAAAAATCCACTCTTCATTAAGAAAAGATTTTCTGGACAGCCTTCTGATATATTATCATTATCATATCACAGACTTCAAAACACCTGCCTCATTGGAAATTATCCAGCAGATATTTGAATAG
- a CDS encoding bifunctional metallophosphatase/5'-nucleotidase, whose amino-acid sequence MDRKSFLKAIGGGSLAMALAPNMMMAEELKILDLKSANKLTILHTNDQHSRIEPFDASYTKNPNQGGFARRANLIQQIRNQESNVLLLDSGDIFQGTPYFNFFGGELEFKLMSMMKYDASTMGNHDFDNGLDGFLKVLPNAKFPFICSNYDFKNTILDGKTSPYKIFNKNGIKVGIFGVGIQLDGLVGKKQYGETVYSNPIDVAQHYSNYLKKEQKCDLVICLSHIGYDYKDEPNKISDKILAANTENIDIILGGHTHTFLPEPQSYTNRQGKNVLVNQVGWAGLLLGRIDFYFDTNKNVQHISWNNQAIDSSITA is encoded by the coding sequence ATGGATAGAAAAAGTTTTTTAAAAGCAATAGGAGGCGGATCTTTGGCAATGGCTTTAGCTCCCAATATGATGATGGCGGAAGAGTTGAAAATTCTTGATTTAAAATCCGCAAATAAACTGACTATTCTTCATACCAATGACCAGCATAGCAGAATAGAACCTTTCGATGCAAGCTATACAAAAAATCCTAATCAGGGAGGTTTTGCAAGAAGGGCAAACTTAATTCAGCAGATCAGAAATCAGGAAAGCAATGTACTGCTTCTTGATTCAGGAGATATTTTCCAGGGAACTCCTTACTTCAATTTCTTCGGAGGAGAACTGGAGTTTAAATTAATGTCCATGATGAAATATGATGCCTCTACCATGGGAAATCATGATTTTGATAATGGCCTTGATGGATTTTTAAAAGTACTTCCCAATGCGAAGTTTCCTTTTATCTGTTCCAATTATGATTTTAAAAATACGATTCTTGACGGGAAAACTTCTCCGTATAAGATCTTCAACAAGAATGGAATTAAAGTAGGAATTTTCGGAGTGGGAATTCAACTGGACGGCCTTGTAGGTAAAAAACAGTATGGAGAAACCGTTTATTCCAATCCCATTGACGTAGCACAGCATTATTCAAATTATCTGAAAAAAGAGCAGAAATGTGACCTGGTAATTTGTCTTTCACACATCGGTTATGATTATAAAGATGAACCGAATAAAATAAGTGATAAAATTTTAGCGGCCAATACAGAGAATATTGATATTATCCTGGGCGGCCATACTCATACATTTTTACCGGAACCTCAATCTTATACCAACAGACAGGGCAAAAACGTACTTGTCAATCAGGTAGGATGGGCAGGTCTTCTTTTGGGTAGAATAGATTTTTATTTTGATACAAACAAAAACGTACAGCATATTTCCTGGAACAATCAGGCAATAGACAGCAGCATAACCGCATAA
- a CDS encoding 5'-nucleotidase C-terminal domain-containing protein: MKNKFLLIGIALVTLTACKTASTLQLADVKTQKNISINNELKNDEEFAKFIEPYKQKLDKEMNQKISHTNADLTKQGDNSNLGNLLADYTFEGGNEWIKTHLKQNVDAALINIGGIRTTIGKGDILLKNVFEVMPFENEVVIVKMKGADLQGLFEYYAKTQVNNPVSHLYIETNNGQVIKSLINGKAVDPAKDYYIATSDYLALGGDNMKFFAKGESISTGIKMRDLFIDYFKKAPEVVVNSDVRLNFIGKK, translated from the coding sequence ATGAAAAATAAATTCTTGTTAATAGGAATTGCCCTGGTAACCCTTACAGCATGCAAAACAGCTTCTACGCTGCAACTTGCGGATGTAAAGACCCAGAAAAATATTTCTATTAATAATGAGCTAAAAAATGATGAGGAGTTTGCAAAATTTATTGAGCCTTATAAGCAAAAACTGGATAAAGAAATGAACCAGAAGATCTCACACACGAATGCGGATCTTACAAAGCAGGGCGACAACAGCAATCTGGGCAATCTTTTAGCTGACTATACGTTTGAAGGAGGTAATGAATGGATAAAAACTCATCTTAAGCAGAATGTAGATGCTGCATTGATCAATATCGGAGGAATCCGTACCACTATCGGAAAGGGTGATATTTTACTTAAAAATGTATTTGAAGTAATGCCTTTCGAAAATGAGGTGGTTATTGTGAAAATGAAAGGAGCCGATTTACAGGGACTTTTTGAGTATTATGCAAAAACGCAGGTCAACAATCCTGTTTCTCATTTATATATTGAGACCAATAACGGACAGGTAATCAAATCCCTGATCAACGGAAAAGCAGTAGATCCGGCTAAAGACTATTATATTGCTACTTCAGACTATCTTGCACTGGGAGGAGACAACATGAAATTCTTTGCAAAAGGAGAATCAATCTCAACAGGAATTAAAATGAGAGATCTGTTTATTGATTATTTTAAGAAGGCTCCTGAAGTGGTAGTAAATTCAGATGTTCGTTTAAATTTTATCGGGAAGAAGTAA
- the dapA gene encoding 4-hydroxy-tetrahydrodipicolinate synthase has translation MSILKGVGVALVTPFNEDLSVDFDSLTKLVEYNIENGTNYLVVLGTTAEAATLSAEEKKQVIEHIIKVNNKRLPLVLGIGGNDTLDVKKQIEEADLSAFEAVLSVSPYYNKPNQEGLYQHYKALASTGKNIIIYNVPSRTGQNVEADTTLRLAKEFPNLFLIKEASPNILQYFDILRKKPEGFSLVSGDDEYTLPVTLAGGDGVISVIGQAYPKEFSTMVQLAFEGKVKEAYAIHNKLVDITRLIFAEGNPCGIKVILAEKGIIKNFLRLPLVAASEGLHAKIKAEMANI, from the coding sequence ATGAGCATTTTAAAAGGAGTAGGTGTTGCATTGGTAACGCCCTTTAATGAAGATTTATCCGTTGACTTTGATAGTTTAACAAAACTGGTTGAATACAATATCGAAAACGGAACCAATTATTTGGTAGTATTGGGTACTACGGCAGAAGCCGCAACGCTTTCTGCAGAGGAGAAGAAACAGGTAATTGAGCATATCATTAAGGTGAATAATAAACGTCTTCCTTTAGTTTTGGGAATTGGCGGCAACGATACTCTTGACGTTAAGAAACAGATTGAAGAAGCAGATCTTTCTGCATTTGAAGCAGTACTTTCAGTATCTCCTTATTACAATAAACCGAACCAGGAAGGTCTTTATCAGCATTATAAAGCTTTAGCTTCCACAGGGAAGAATATTATTATTTATAATGTTCCTTCAAGAACCGGTCAGAACGTAGAAGCAGATACTACCCTTCGTCTTGCAAAGGAATTTCCTAATTTATTCCTGATTAAGGAGGCTTCACCTAATATTTTACAGTATTTTGATATTCTGAGAAAGAAACCAGAAGGATTTTCATTGGTTTCCGGAGATGATGAATATACTTTACCCGTAACACTGGCAGGAGGAGATGGTGTGATTTCCGTAATCGGGCAGGCATACCCTAAAGAATTCTCTACCATGGTACAGCTAGCTTTTGAAGGAAAAGTGAAAGAAGCTTATGCAATTCACAATAAGCTGGTAGATATTACCCGTTTGATTTTTGCAGAAGGTAACCCTTGCGGTATTAAAGTAATACTGGCTGAAAAGGGAATCATTAAAAACTTCTTAAGACTTCCTCTGGTTGCTGCTTCAGAAGGTCTTCATGCAAAAATTAAAGCTGAAATGGCAAACATTTAA
- a CDS encoding GNAT family N-acetyltransferase, with the protein MKLRQATAVDVPLIQDLARRSWENAYADILSKEQMEFMLSEMYSETEILNHLQNPNYHYYLIQDENNDSYEGFIGYEHHYEDKTTKLHRIYLVPESKGKGFGKKALQFLHEKVSENGNERIILNVNKNNAARSFYESQGYRVYGEGIFDIGNGFVMDDYMMEFLIHLSLT; encoded by the coding sequence ATGAAATTAAGACAGGCAACAGCCGTGGATGTCCCTTTAATTCAAGATCTGGCACGAAGATCGTGGGAAAATGCCTATGCAGACATTCTTTCAAAAGAACAAATGGAATTTATGCTTTCCGAAATGTATTCTGAAACAGAAATTCTGAACCACCTTCAGAATCCTAATTACCATTATTATCTCATTCAGGATGAAAATAATGACTCTTACGAAGGTTTTATCGGATATGAACATCATTATGAAGATAAAACAACCAAGCTGCACCGTATTTATCTTGTTCCGGAGAGTAAGGGTAAAGGATTCGGCAAAAAAGCACTTCAGTTTCTGCATGAAAAAGTTTCTGAAAACGGAAATGAAAGAATTATTTTGAATGTGAATAAAAATAATGCTGCCCGAAGCTTCTATGAGTCTCAAGGATACAGGGTTTATGGGGAAGGTATTTTCGATATAGGGAACGGATTTGTAATGGATGATTACATGATGGAATTTCTAATTCACTTATCATTGACTTAA
- a CDS encoding helix-turn-helix domain-containing protein: MKMYVKFDFNALCKKVLDEKLKEHGLKYRLLNFGEVEFYEPLTQEQHSLFKKNLEDYGIEIIESQKTALVQKIKDAIVELVFSDEIIPVKASIYIAEKLNHSYGYLSNLFSEVAYTSIENFIILQKIEHAKALIIRNKQSLTEIAHKLNYSSVAHLSTQFKNTTGITPSQFQKIIGKRRRAQSTVINPKMQYE, translated from the coding sequence ATGAAAATGTATGTTAAATTTGATTTCAATGCCCTTTGCAAGAAGGTATTGGACGAAAAACTTAAAGAACACGGGCTGAAGTACAGGTTGCTGAACTTCGGTGAAGTGGAATTTTATGAGCCCCTTACACAAGAACAACACAGTCTTTTTAAGAAAAATCTTGAAGATTATGGTATAGAAATCATAGAAAGTCAAAAGACTGCGTTGGTACAGAAAATAAAAGATGCTATCGTAGAACTGGTCTTTTCTGATGAGATTATACCGGTAAAAGCATCCATATATATTGCTGAAAAACTGAATCACAGCTATGGTTATCTTTCCAACCTATTTTCCGAAGTTGCTTATACATCTATTGAGAATTTTATTATTCTGCAAAAGATAGAGCACGCGAAAGCCCTGATCATAAGAAATAAACAAAGCCTTACAGAAATAGCCCATAAGCTGAATTACTCCAGTGTGGCGCATTTGAGCACCCAGTTTAAAAATACAACGGGAATCACTCCCTCCCAGTTTCAAAAGATTATTGGAAAACGAAGAAGAGCTCAAAGCACGGTAATAAACCCTAAAATGCAGTATGAATAA
- a CDS encoding response regulator: protein MNKEFLNVIVADNDENTLIFFKNILKELKISIKVQCFCNGKDMMLYLNNDDAVVPEIVFIKYTIPGKDSLECLEEIGANSKFNNMVTTIFSEPISENEIEDIFVKGANIFMKKPESFESLKKVLTEIITINWQYHTSGLNKDHFILKV, encoded by the coding sequence ATGAATAAAGAATTTCTGAACGTAATAGTAGCAGATAACGATGAAAACACCTTGATTTTTTTTAAAAATATTTTGAAAGAGTTGAAAATCTCTATAAAAGTTCAATGCTTCTGTAACGGAAAAGATATGATGTTATATCTGAATAATGATGATGCCGTAGTTCCGGAAATTGTTTTCATAAAATACACGATCCCTGGAAAAGACAGCTTGGAATGCCTGGAAGAAATTGGAGCGAATTCAAAATTCAATAATATGGTAACGACCATTTTTTCTGAACCTATTTCGGAAAATGAAATTGAAGATATTTTTGTAAAAGGGGCCAATATTTTCATGAAAAAACCTGAGTCTTTTGAGAGTCTTAAAAAAGTACTTACAGAAATTATTACAATCAATTGGCAGTATCACACTTCAGGATTGAATAAAGATCATTTTATTCTAAAAGTATGA
- the recG gene encoding ATP-dependent DNA helicase RecG codes for MNLETSIEYVKGIGPERAKLIKSVLGLTTVEDMLNFYPIRYLDKSKIYTVSQLREESSQEIQLRGRITHVQEIQTGKTKRLSAKFNDETGSMDLVWFQYSKWLKEQLPINKEVYIFGKINVFNRQFSMPHPEIEAEESKEGDTRLKPIYPSSEKLTKRGLSQRFFQNALKNICKEIPGLIEENFPEYLMKTFKFMSRQHAFLNVHFPKDKEHFDKADYRLKFEESFFFQLGYGLKKLHHKTQAHGNPFPIIGDHFNDFYENHLPFELTNAQKRVLKEIRIDMKRPIQMNRLLQGDVGSGKTMVALLTMLIAMDNGFQSCLMAPTEILAQQHYNGIKELLEKTGINIRILTGSTKAAERRIIHEELENGTLSILVGTHAVLEDKVKFKNLGLAIIDEQHRFGVAQRAKLWAKNKIPPHILVMTATPIPRTLAMSFYSDLDVSVIDEMPVGRKPIITAHRREKDRLYVYNFCKDEIKKGRQVYFVYPLIEESETLDYKNLVEGLEHVMDYFSEYNVTMLHGKMKPDEKDAAMAYFASGKAEIMVATTVIEVGVNVPNASVMVIESSERFGLSQLHQLRGRVGRGAEQSYCILMTSDKLSKESRTRIKTMTETNDGFKISEVDMQLRGPGDILGTQQSGVVDFKRLDLINDSAIIKTTKNTVEKILEADPMLSRPDNLIIKNYYIRYYKGKNKWSKIS; via the coding sequence ATGAATCTCGAAACCTCCATAGAATACGTAAAAGGCATAGGCCCGGAAAGAGCCAAACTTATTAAAAGTGTATTGGGCCTGACTACTGTTGAAGATATGCTGAACTTCTACCCTATCCGCTATCTGGATAAAAGTAAAATTTATACCGTTTCTCAGCTTCGGGAAGAAAGCAGCCAGGAAATACAATTGAGGGGAAGAATCACTCATGTTCAGGAAATCCAGACTGGGAAGACTAAAAGATTATCTGCGAAATTCAATGATGAAACAGGCAGCATGGATCTGGTATGGTTCCAGTATTCAAAATGGCTGAAAGAACAGCTTCCTATTAACAAGGAGGTTTATATTTTTGGGAAAATCAATGTTTTCAACCGCCAGTTTTCTATGCCGCATCCGGAAATAGAAGCTGAAGAAAGTAAAGAAGGAGATACAAGACTTAAACCTATTTATCCGAGTTCAGAAAAACTAACTAAAAGAGGATTAAGTCAAAGATTTTTTCAGAATGCATTGAAAAATATCTGCAAAGAAATTCCGGGTCTTATTGAAGAGAATTTTCCGGAATACCTCATGAAAACCTTTAAATTCATGTCCAGACAGCATGCTTTTCTGAATGTTCATTTTCCGAAAGATAAAGAGCATTTTGATAAGGCTGATTACAGGTTGAAATTTGAAGAATCATTCTTTTTTCAATTAGGATATGGCTTAAAAAAGCTTCACCATAAAACACAGGCTCATGGCAACCCTTTCCCAATTATTGGGGATCATTTTAACGATTTCTACGAAAACCACCTTCCTTTTGAGCTTACCAATGCACAGAAAAGGGTATTAAAGGAAATCCGTATTGATATGAAAAGGCCGATTCAGATGAACAGGCTTTTACAGGGTGATGTAGGATCAGGGAAAACGATGGTGGCATTGTTAACCATGCTTATTGCTATGGACAATGGTTTTCAGAGTTGCTTGATGGCTCCAACAGAAATTCTTGCCCAGCAGCATTATAATGGTATCAAGGAACTGTTAGAAAAAACCGGAATCAACATCCGTATTCTGACCGGTTCTACCAAAGCAGCGGAAAGGAGAATTATCCATGAAGAATTGGAAAATGGTACACTTTCAATCCTGGTAGGAACCCATGCAGTTTTAGAAGATAAGGTTAAATTCAAAAATCTGGGATTAGCAATTATTGATGAACAGCATAGGTTTGGAGTTGCTCAGCGTGCTAAACTTTGGGCCAAAAACAAAATTCCGCCTCATATTCTGGTGATGACCGCTACTCCTATTCCGAGAACACTTGCGATGAGTTTTTACTCAGATCTGGATGTTTCTGTGATTGATGAAATGCCTGTAGGAAGAAAACCTATCATTACGGCTCACAGACGTGAAAAAGACAGACTATATGTTTATAATTTCTGTAAAGATGAGATTAAAAAAGGCCGGCAGGTCTATTTTGTATATCCGCTTATTGAAGAATCTGAAACCTTAGATTACAAAAATCTGGTGGAAGGTTTGGAACATGTCATGGATTATTTCTCAGAATACAACGTGACCATGCTTCATGGGAAAATGAAACCGGACGAAAAAGACGCGGCAATGGCTTATTTTGCTTCGGGAAAAGCTGAAATTATGGTGGCAACTACAGTAATTGAAGTTGGAGTAAATGTCCCTAATGCTTCCGTAATGGTTATTGAAAGTTCAGAAAGATTCGGACTTTCACAGCTTCATCAATTAAGAGGTCGTGTAGGAAGAGGTGCTGAACAGAGTTACTGTATCCTGATGACATCAGACAAATTGTCGAAGGAAAGCAGAACGCGTATTAAGACAATGACTGAAACCAATGACGGCTTTAAAATTTCTGAAGTGGATATGCAGCTTCGTGGTCCGGGAGATATTCTGGGTACCCAGCAAAGTGGTGTGGTTGATTTTAAGAGATTGGACCTGATTAATGATTCGGCGATCATTAAAACAACAAAAAATACGGTAGAAAAAATTCTGGAAGCGGATCCGATGCTGTCCAGACCTGATAATCTGATCATTAAAAACTATTATATCAGATACTACAAAGGAAAAAACAAGTGGAGTAAAATTTCATAA
- a CDS encoding thioredoxin family protein: protein MKKFLSIILLVLLNFSFAQVKWMTIEEALKAQKENPKKILIDFYADWCGPCKIMDKKTYGHPVIAQNLNENYYPVKFNAEEKKSIDIFGRTFSNPNTEHRKGKNSLHEFTQYMNVGAVPSTVFLDEHGDPITILQGELSAKELEPYLELISKDLFKKIKTREQWEDYQKKFKSKIKD from the coding sequence ATGAAGAAATTTTTAAGCATAATTCTCTTAGTTTTATTAAATTTCAGTTTTGCCCAGGTAAAGTGGATGACCATTGAGGAAGCTTTAAAAGCCCAAAAGGAAAATCCTAAAAAAATACTGATTGATTTTTATGCAGACTGGTGCGGCCCATGTAAAATAATGGACAAAAAAACTTACGGACATCCTGTAATTGCTCAGAATCTGAACGAGAATTATTATCCTGTAAAGTTTAATGCAGAAGAAAAAAAGAGTATTGATATCTTCGGAAGAACATTTTCAAACCCTAATACCGAGCACAGAAAAGGAAAAAATTCACTGCATGAGTTTACACAGTATATGAATGTAGGTGCTGTTCCAAGCACCGTATTTCTGGATGAGCATGGAGATCCTATCACCATTCTTCAGGGAGAATTATCAGCCAAAGAACTGGAACCCTACCTGGAACTGATCTCAAAAGATTTGTTCAAAAAGATTAAAACCAGAGAACAATGGGAAGATTACCAGAAAAAGTTTAAATCTAAAATCAAAGATTAA